A section of the Bacillaceae bacterium S4-13-56 genome encodes:
- a CDS encoding carbohydrate ABC transporter permease has translation MASFQGTKINPDKFHISQLKFYVILILVALFMIMPIVYIFSHALKPIDELFAYPPRFFVQKPTLENFRDLLSNTNATGVPMSRYLFNSIVVTIIVVVFTVLISTMAGFALSKKEFKLKKTLFEINTIALMFVPAAVTIPRYLLIDEIHLLDTFFAHIFPLLAMPVGLFLVKQFIDQIPNELIEAAKMDGANDFQIFIKIIIPLVKPAIATISILAFQAVWNNAETSTLFVNDENLKTFAFYMSTLASDTGGNSVAGQGMLAAASLIMFIPNLIIFIFMQSKVMNTMAHSGIK, from the coding sequence ATGGCATCTTTTCAAGGTACAAAGATCAATCCTGATAAATTTCATATAAGTCAATTGAAGTTTTATGTGATTTTGATACTAGTAGCGCTTTTTATGATTATGCCAATCGTTTATATATTTTCACATGCATTGAAACCAATTGATGAACTTTTTGCTTATCCACCAAGGTTTTTTGTGCAAAAACCGACACTTGAAAATTTTCGAGATCTCTTAAGTAATACGAATGCAACGGGTGTTCCGATGTCACGTTACTTATTTAATAGTATTGTAGTTACTATCATAGTAGTTGTGTTTACTGTGCTAATCAGTACGATGGCTGGTTTTGCGCTATCGAAGAAAGAGTTTAAATTAAAGAAAACCCTTTTTGAGATTAACACCATTGCGCTTATGTTCGTTCCTGCAGCTGTAACGATCCCAAGATATTTGCTAATTGATGAAATTCATTTATTAGATACTTTTTTTGCACATATTTTTCCTCTACTGGCTATGCCGGTTGGATTATTTTTAGTCAAACAGTTTATTGATCAAATTCCGAACGAATTGATCGAAGCTGCAAAAATGGACGGTGCTAATGATTTTCAAATATTTATAAAAATCATTATTCCTTTAGTTAAACCAGCGATTGCTACGATCTCAATTCTTGCTTTTCAAGCAGTCTGGAACAATGCTGAGACGTCCACTTTATTTGTGAATGATGAGAATTTAAAGACGTTCGCTTTTTATATGTCGACATTAGCATCTGATACTGGAGGTAACTCCGTAGCAGGGCAAGGAATGCTTGCAGCCGCCTCCCTCATCATGTTCATACCGAATCTAATAATATTCATTTTTATGCAAAGTAAGGTGATGAACACCATGGCACATTCAGGTATTAAGTAA
- a CDS encoding sugar ABC transporter permease: protein MKNKKNQLSTSVFLAPYLILFITFIVVPVVIAIGLSFTYFNTIEMPKFIGLDNYVNILTQDNTFMQFVLPNTLIFSLIVGPGGYILAFLLAWMLAQITKGPRTVLALILYSPSMTAGIATAVVWKIIFSGSETGYLNHFLISSGFINEPIQFLQSPEYLMVIMIIVTLWGSMGVGFLAMLSGVLNINKEIYEAGYIDGIRNRFQEIIYITIPSMKPQMLFGAVMAVVTTFQAGAIGVELSGQNPTPQYAGQLIVNHLEDFGFIRYEMGYAAALSVLLLLFIYAFSRIATKFFAEKD from the coding sequence ATGAAGAATAAAAAAAATCAACTTAGTACTTCTGTATTTCTGGCGCCCTATTTAATATTGTTTATAACTTTTATTGTTGTACCAGTTGTAATTGCGATTGGGCTATCTTTTACGTATTTCAATACGATTGAAATGCCAAAATTTATAGGTTTAGATAATTATGTAAACATCTTGACACAGGACAATACTTTTATGCAGTTTGTTTTGCCTAATACATTAATTTTCTCGCTTATTGTCGGTCCTGGCGGTTATATACTTGCATTTTTATTAGCGTGGATGTTGGCACAAATTACAAAAGGGCCTCGTACGGTGCTTGCTTTAATACTCTATTCACCATCGATGACCGCGGGGATTGCGACGGCTGTTGTTTGGAAGATTATCTTTAGTGGTTCGGAGACGGGATATCTGAATCACTTCCTGATCTCATCGGGATTTATTAATGAACCGATCCAATTTCTCCAATCTCCTGAATACTTAATGGTCATTATGATTATCGTTACTTTATGGGGAAGCATGGGAGTAGGATTTCTAGCTATGTTGTCAGGCGTATTAAATATTAATAAAGAAATTTATGAAGCAGGATATATTGACGGTATTAGAAATCGTTTCCAAGAAATCATTTACATTACTATTCCGTCCATGAAGCCGCAGATGCTTTTTGGTGCTGTTATGGCAGTTGTGACCACGTTCCAGGCTGGGGCGATAGGGGTAGAGCTTTCTGGTCAAAATCCAACGCCACAATACGCCGGTCAGTTAATCGTAAATCACCTGGAGGACTTTGGGTTTATTCGATATGAAATGGGCTATGCTGCAGCATTATCCGTGTTGTTATTATTATTTATATATGCGTTCTCAAGAATTGCAACAAAGTTTTTTGCAGAGAAAGATTAA